The Lacrimispora xylanolytica genome has a segment encoding these proteins:
- the pepT gene encoding peptidase T has translation MSEVLNHFLKYISYDTQSKDGVEAVPSTEKQKVLAQELALELRAMKAEDVIVDDHGYVYATIPATTDKPVPVLGFVSHMDTSPAFSGAGVKPQIVKNYDGNDILLNQETGLTMKVSDFPYLLKYKGQDIVTTDGTTLLGADDKAGVAEIMTMAEFLLSHPEIPHGKIRIGFTPDEEVGRGADFFDVKGFGAEVAYTVDGGGLGELEYENFNAASAKVKIHGTSIHPGSSKGKMKNALLMAMEFHNMLPAFDNPMYTDGYEGFFHLDSMEGSVEEAAMDYIIRDHSKEKFEEKKQFIRRVEEYLNSRYGAGTVEVLLRDSYFNMKEKIEPHMYLIDIAKAAMEELEIEPLVTPIRGGTDGARLSYEGLPCPNICTGGYNYHGKFEFIPVQSMEKVVELLLKIVEKFTER, from the coding sequence ATGTCAGAAGTACTAAATCATTTTTTAAAGTATATATCCTATGATACCCAGTCAAAAGATGGAGTGGAGGCGGTTCCAAGTACAGAAAAACAAAAGGTGCTGGCACAGGAACTGGCCTTAGAACTTCGGGCCATGAAGGCAGAAGATGTGATCGTGGATGATCATGGCTATGTTTACGCAACGATTCCTGCAACCACAGATAAGCCCGTACCAGTTCTGGGATTTGTTTCTCATATGGATACCTCTCCGGCATTTTCAGGAGCAGGAGTAAAACCACAGATTGTAAAAAATTACGACGGAAATGATATTTTGCTGAATCAGGAAACAGGACTCACCATGAAGGTAAGTGATTTTCCATATTTATTAAAATATAAAGGTCAGGATATTGTTACAACGGATGGCACCACCCTTTTAGGAGCTGATGATAAAGCCGGAGTAGCAGAGATTATGACGATGGCAGAATTCCTGTTATCTCATCCTGAAATTCCTCACGGAAAAATCCGTATTGGCTTTACTCCAGATGAAGAGGTTGGAAGAGGAGCTGATTTCTTTGATGTCAAGGGATTTGGTGCGGAGGTTGCCTATACCGTTGACGGCGGTGGTCTGGGAGAATTGGAATATGAGAATTTCAATGCAGCCTCTGCTAAGGTGAAGATTCATGGTACAAGCATTCATCCAGGCTCTTCCAAAGGAAAGATGAAGAATGCGCTATTAATGGCTATGGAATTCCATAACATGCTTCCTGCCTTTGACAATCCTATGTATACAGATGGCTACGAAGGCTTTTTCCACCTGGATTCCATGGAGGGAAGCGTTGAGGAAGCAGCCATGGATTATATTATCCGTGACCACAGCAAAGAAAAGTTCGAAGAGAAAAAACAGTTCATCCGCAGAGTGGAGGAGTATTTGAACAGCCGCTATGGAGCAGGCACTGTCGAGGTGTTGTTAAGAGACAGTTATTTTAACATGAAAGAAAAAATCGAGCCACATATGTACCTCATCGACATTGCGAAAGCAGCCATGGAGGAACTGGAAATTGAACCTTTGGTAACACCAATCAGAGGAGGAACCGATGGGGCCCGTCTTTCTTATGAAGGACTTCCTTGTCCTAATATCTGTACTGGTGGTTACAACTATCATGGTAAATTTGAATTTATTCCGGTTCAGTCCATGGAGAAGGTAGTAGAGTTATTGTTAAAGATTGTTGAGAAATTTACAGAGCGGTAA